In Amia ocellicauda isolate fAmiCal2 chromosome 5, fAmiCal2.hap1, whole genome shotgun sequence, a genomic segment contains:
- the ppp1r15b gene encoding protein phosphatase 1 regulatory subunit 15A isoform X1, which translates to MFRAMSSDGLCSKESGSSTAGSAALGVASLRPGSQESSWIGLLSVVSRPALSFVQRYMPARPKAAVPTDTASEWITGDLKQSLEGENAFLDRLEELMPQTDRPPTLAYLHYQHGAASPGCLGWLSADSLRELGIQSPADGAPNPKEHGSGAGYMATARNYVTQVWMNVISGPESRGHGPGLGPDGWASGGSVAAQGKRNWWWGGVWGSDQQGSQGWLSLFTGRPGEGRGPGQQQEWSPAAVVVKPGGLLVQGDRGGPVNSESAGPPCIKGQADNGSRTALPESVPPAQKPLLQFQPPGAHAVTAGAATYSEVAVLTPDQDNGYSSLEEEQFSSKLCPMEALGSGQACVEEGDSGKREEPGYDCPPLDEQPSETVMESSVGREWVEVEAGDVEATEAASASESSDEDEEAELEVQAAARSPPCLVKPSCQNKAIAYILGSPCSEDEESDWEQEQCWDSDDGFDSEGSSEISNSESEEEEEEEEEEEEQEEEEEEADTELESLWNSFCQSSDPYDPRNFMAAIQTAAARPCAAAPSSPGEDDSWQEEDGPALGGHECPGSPSPPHRSPSSSPRPLMLECDSSDEASSADEAESLRLWNSFACSVDPYSPLNFKAPLRTRKPGKSRGRGPNRRPAATPSSQQQQQQQEEEVRKARECLDSGFTKGFGTQEWSGARCAKLKKVRFAEEVEEFYTSCDEDRRGPWEEFARDRCRFLRRVQETEDAISYCLTPAFRLAVLSKLRETC; encoded by the exons ATGTTCAGAGCCATGAGTTCAGACGGACTGTGCTCCAAGGAGAGCGGCTCCTCCACCGCGGGCTCGGCCGCTCTCGGGGTGGCCTCTCTCCGGCCGGGCAGTCAGGAGAGTTCGTGGATTGGCCTGCTCTCCGTGGTCTCTAGGCCCGCCCTGTCCTTCGTGCAGAGATATATGCCGGCTCGGCCCAAAGCGGCGGTGCCGACGGACACTGCTTCCGAATGGATCACCGGGGATCTGAAGCAGAGCCTCGAGGGGGAAAACGCGTTTTTGGACCGGTTGGAGGAGCTGATGCCTCAGACGGACCGACCCCCAACTCTCGCCTACCTGCACTACCAGCACGGGGCCGCTTCGCCGGGGTGTCTCGGCTGGCTCAGCGCGGACTCTCTCCGGGAGCTGGGGATACAGAGCCCCGCCGACGGGGCCCCGAACCCGAAAGAGCACGGCTCGGGGGCGGGGTACATGGCCACGGCCCGGAACTACGTCACGCAGGTGTGGATGAACGTGATCTCGGGGCCGGAGAGCCGGGGACACGGGCCTGGACTGGGCCCGGACGGCTGGGCCTCGGGGGGCTCGGTGGCGGCGCAGGGGAAGAGAaactggtggtgggggggtgtttgGGGCTCCGACCAGCAGGGCTCCCAGGGCTGGCTGTCCCTGTTCACGGGGAGGCCCGGTGAGGGCAGGGGGCCGGGCCAGCAGCAAGAATGGAGTCCAGCCGCTGTCGTTGTCAAGCCAGGGGGACTGTTAGTACAGGGTGACAGGGGGGGTCCTGTGAACAGCGAAAGCGCTGGACCTCCCTGTATCAAAGGGCAGGCGGACAATGGCTCTCGCACGGCCTTGCCAGAATCTGTGCCCCCTGCGCAAAAGCCACTGCtgcagtttcagccccccggtgCCCATGCTGTCACCGCTGGCGCCGCCACCTACAGTGAGGTGGCTGTTCTCACCCCGGACCAGGACAATGGCTATTCCAGTTTGGAGGAGGAACAGTTTAGCTCCAAACTGTGCCCTATGGAGGCTTTGGGTTCTGGGCAGGCATGTGTAGAAGAGGGGGACAGCGGGAAGAGAGAGGAGCCCGGCTACGACTGTCCCCCCTTGGATGAGCAGCCGAGTGAGACTGTGATGGAGAGCAGTGTGGGAAGAGAGTGGGTGGAGGTAGAGGCGGGGGACGTGGAGGCCACAGAGGCGGCCTCGGCCTCCGAGTCTTccgacgaggacgaggaggccgAGCTGGAGGTCCAAGCGGCCGCCCGGTCTCCCCCCTGCCTGGTGAAGCCAAGCTGCCAGAACAAGGCCATCGCCTACATCCTGGGCAGCCCCTGCAGCGAGGACGAGGAGTCGGACTGGGAGCAGGAGCAGTGCTGGGACAGCGATGACGGCTTCGACAGCGAGGGCTCCTCCGAGATTTCCAATTCAGAGtctgaggaggaggaagaagaagaagaagaggaggaggagcaagaagaagaggaggaagaggcagACACTGAATTGGAAAGCCTGTGGAACTCTTTCTGTCAAAGCAGCGACCCATATGACCCCCGCAACTTCATGGCCGCCATCCAGACTGCGGCCGCCAGACCCTGCGCCGCTGCACCGTCGAGCCCAGGTGAGGACGACTCGTGGCAGGAGGAGGACGGACCGGCTCTTGGGGGTCACGAGTGTCCAGGGTCACCCAGCCCTCCCCACcgctccccctcttcctcccccAGGCCCCTGATGCTCGAGTGCGACTCCTCGGACGAGGCCAGCAGCGCCGACGAGGCCGAGAGTCTGCGGCTGTGGAACTCGTTCGCCTGCAGCGTGGACCCCTACAGCCCCCTCAACTTTAAGGCTCCACTCAGGACTAGAAAGCCAGGCAAGAGCCGGGGGAGGGGCCCCAACAGGCGGCCAGCTGCCACCCCCTcttcccagcagcagcagcagcagcaggaggaggaggtgagGAAGGCAAGGGAGTGCCTGGACAGCGGCTTCACCAAGGGCTTCGGCACCCAAGAGTGGAGCGGCGCACGGTGTGCCAAGCTGAAAAAG GTGCGCTTCGCCGAGGAGGTGGAGGAGTTCTACACCAGCTGCGATGAAGATCGCCGAGGCCCCTGGGAGGAGTTCGCCCGTGACCGCTGCCGCTTTCTGCGCCGCGTGCAGGAGACCGAGGACGCCATCAGCTACTGCCTCACGCCCGCCTTCCGCCTCGCGGTCCTTTCCAAACTGCGGGAGACGTGTTGA
- the ppp1r15b gene encoding nucleolar and coiled-body phosphoprotein 1 isoform X2 encodes MFRAMSSDGLCSKESGSSTAGSAALGVASLRPGSQESSWIGLLSVVSRPALSFVQRYMPARPKAAVPTDTASEWITGDLKQSLEGENAFLDRLEELMPQTDRPPTLAYLHYQHGAASPGCLGWLSADSLRELGIQSPADGAPNPKEHGSGAGYMATARNYVTQVWMNVISGPESRGHGPGLGPDGWASGGSVAAQGKRNWWWGGVWGSDQQGSQGWLSLFTGRPGEGRGPGQQQEWSPAAVVVKPGGLLVQGDRGGPVNSESAGPPCIKGQADNGSRTALPESVPPAQKPLLQFQPPGAHAVTAGAATYSEVAVLTPDQDNGYSSLEEEQFSSKLCPMEALGSGQACVEEGDSGKREEPGYDCPPLDEQPSETVMESSVGREWVEVEAGDVEATEAASASESSDEDEEAELEVQAAARSPPCLVKPSCQNKAIAYILGSPCSEDEESDWEQEQCWDSDDGFDSEGSSEISNSESEEEEEEEEEEEEQEEEEEEADTELESLWNSFCQSSDPYDPRNFMAAIQTAAARPCAAAPSSPGEDDSWQEEDGPALGGHECPGSPSPPHRSPSSSPRPLMLECDSSDEASSADEAESLRLWNSFACSVDPYSPLNFKAPLRTRKPGKSRGRGPNRRPAATPSSQQQQQQQEEEVRKARECLDSGFTKGFGTQEWSGARCAKLKKGPALTLERPPQDRISLRRRDFDCHFTRD; translated from the exons ATGTTCAGAGCCATGAGTTCAGACGGACTGTGCTCCAAGGAGAGCGGCTCCTCCACCGCGGGCTCGGCCGCTCTCGGGGTGGCCTCTCTCCGGCCGGGCAGTCAGGAGAGTTCGTGGATTGGCCTGCTCTCCGTGGTCTCTAGGCCCGCCCTGTCCTTCGTGCAGAGATATATGCCGGCTCGGCCCAAAGCGGCGGTGCCGACGGACACTGCTTCCGAATGGATCACCGGGGATCTGAAGCAGAGCCTCGAGGGGGAAAACGCGTTTTTGGACCGGTTGGAGGAGCTGATGCCTCAGACGGACCGACCCCCAACTCTCGCCTACCTGCACTACCAGCACGGGGCCGCTTCGCCGGGGTGTCTCGGCTGGCTCAGCGCGGACTCTCTCCGGGAGCTGGGGATACAGAGCCCCGCCGACGGGGCCCCGAACCCGAAAGAGCACGGCTCGGGGGCGGGGTACATGGCCACGGCCCGGAACTACGTCACGCAGGTGTGGATGAACGTGATCTCGGGGCCGGAGAGCCGGGGACACGGGCCTGGACTGGGCCCGGACGGCTGGGCCTCGGGGGGCTCGGTGGCGGCGCAGGGGAAGAGAaactggtggtgggggggtgtttgGGGCTCCGACCAGCAGGGCTCCCAGGGCTGGCTGTCCCTGTTCACGGGGAGGCCCGGTGAGGGCAGGGGGCCGGGCCAGCAGCAAGAATGGAGTCCAGCCGCTGTCGTTGTCAAGCCAGGGGGACTGTTAGTACAGGGTGACAGGGGGGGTCCTGTGAACAGCGAAAGCGCTGGACCTCCCTGTATCAAAGGGCAGGCGGACAATGGCTCTCGCACGGCCTTGCCAGAATCTGTGCCCCCTGCGCAAAAGCCACTGCtgcagtttcagccccccggtgCCCATGCTGTCACCGCTGGCGCCGCCACCTACAGTGAGGTGGCTGTTCTCACCCCGGACCAGGACAATGGCTATTCCAGTTTGGAGGAGGAACAGTTTAGCTCCAAACTGTGCCCTATGGAGGCTTTGGGTTCTGGGCAGGCATGTGTAGAAGAGGGGGACAGCGGGAAGAGAGAGGAGCCCGGCTACGACTGTCCCCCCTTGGATGAGCAGCCGAGTGAGACTGTGATGGAGAGCAGTGTGGGAAGAGAGTGGGTGGAGGTAGAGGCGGGGGACGTGGAGGCCACAGAGGCGGCCTCGGCCTCCGAGTCTTccgacgaggacgaggaggccgAGCTGGAGGTCCAAGCGGCCGCCCGGTCTCCCCCCTGCCTGGTGAAGCCAAGCTGCCAGAACAAGGCCATCGCCTACATCCTGGGCAGCCCCTGCAGCGAGGACGAGGAGTCGGACTGGGAGCAGGAGCAGTGCTGGGACAGCGATGACGGCTTCGACAGCGAGGGCTCCTCCGAGATTTCCAATTCAGAGtctgaggaggaggaagaagaagaagaagaggaggaggagcaagaagaagaggaggaagaggcagACACTGAATTGGAAAGCCTGTGGAACTCTTTCTGTCAAAGCAGCGACCCATATGACCCCCGCAACTTCATGGCCGCCATCCAGACTGCGGCCGCCAGACCCTGCGCCGCTGCACCGTCGAGCCCAGGTGAGGACGACTCGTGGCAGGAGGAGGACGGACCGGCTCTTGGGGGTCACGAGTGTCCAGGGTCACCCAGCCCTCCCCACcgctccccctcttcctcccccAGGCCCCTGATGCTCGAGTGCGACTCCTCGGACGAGGCCAGCAGCGCCGACGAGGCCGAGAGTCTGCGGCTGTGGAACTCGTTCGCCTGCAGCGTGGACCCCTACAGCCCCCTCAACTTTAAGGCTCCACTCAGGACTAGAAAGCCAGGCAAGAGCCGGGGGAGGGGCCCCAACAGGCGGCCAGCTGCCACCCCCTcttcccagcagcagcagcagcagcaggaggaggaggtgagGAAGGCAAGGGAGTGCCTGGACAGCGGCTTCACCAAGGGCTTCGGCACCCAAGAGTGGAGCGGCGCACGGTGTGCCAAGCTGAAAAAG GGTCCGGCACTGACTCTGGAAAGACCACCACAGGATCGAATTTCCCTTCGTAGACGAGACTTTGACTGCCATTTCACAAGAGACTGA